The following are encoded in a window of Cupriavidus oxalaticus genomic DNA:
- a CDS encoding ABC transporter permease, with protein MPEIAIPPATTAAPPARKQRRREPGSLPWFALAVFPLLLVCAIGGAALLPHDPNGLDLGLAFQPPAWLEGGSWAYPLGTDNMGRDLLSRIMAGTRISLVVALYAILISGGIGTAAGMLAGYFGGRLDALIMRLVDIQMSIPALALALVLAAVLGPGFETVVLVIVITYWTWYARIVRGEVMSLKQRDYVALARVAGCGTVTIFRRHLLPNLLNTLLVLATLQVGQVIIFEASLSFLGLGIQQPDVSWGLMLADARNYITNAWWAITMPGLAIMATCLASNLLGDWLRDHFDPKRRQL; from the coding sequence ATGCCTGAGATCGCCATCCCGCCCGCAACCACGGCGGCGCCGCCGGCGCGCAAGCAACGCCGGCGCGAGCCGGGCAGCCTGCCCTGGTTCGCGCTGGCCGTGTTCCCGCTGCTGCTGGTCTGCGCCATCGGCGGCGCAGCGCTGCTGCCGCACGATCCCAACGGCCTCGACCTCGGCCTCGCGTTCCAGCCGCCGGCATGGCTGGAAGGCGGCAGCTGGGCTTATCCGCTCGGCACCGACAACATGGGCCGCGACCTGCTCAGCCGCATCATGGCCGGCACCCGCATTTCGCTGGTGGTGGCGCTGTATGCCATCCTGATCTCGGGCGGCATCGGCACCGCCGCAGGCATGCTGGCCGGCTACTTCGGCGGGCGCCTCGATGCGCTGATCATGCGGCTGGTCGATATCCAGATGTCGATCCCGGCGCTGGCGCTGGCACTGGTGCTGGCCGCGGTGCTGGGCCCGGGCTTCGAGACCGTGGTGCTGGTCATCGTGATCACCTACTGGACCTGGTACGCGCGCATCGTGCGCGGCGAGGTGATGTCGCTGAAGCAGCGCGACTACGTGGCGCTGGCGCGCGTGGCCGGCTGCGGCACCGTCACCATCTTCCGCCGCCACCTGCTGCCCAACCTGCTCAATACGCTGCTGGTACTGGCCACGCTGCAGGTCGGCCAGGTGATCATCTTCGAGGCCTCGCTGAGCTTCCTCGGGCTGGGCATCCAGCAGCCCGACGTGTCCTGGGGCCTGATGCTGGCCGACGCGCGCAACTACATCACCAACGCGTGGTGGGCCATCACCATGCCGGGGCTGGCCATCATGGCGACCTGCCTGGCGTCCAACCTGCTGGGCGACTGGCTGCGCGACCACTTCGACCCGAAACGGAGGCAGCTATGA